The Crocinitomicaceae bacterium genome includes a region encoding these proteins:
- a CDS encoding ABC transporter ATP-binding protein, translated as MKNIKLRIGERILFTTNHLSIHSGVVALTGRNGAGKSTFIKALLGQHKEYDGDILFDGISNKNIPGDQLAKKIAVVLSKPELFGDYKVMDVMLLGRIPYMNLAAIPKKTDIEKVHEIAGLLKITEHLHRKFHSLSDGEKQMVMIGRALVQDTPYVVMDEPAAFLDVVNRYEIHALLRQIAQRTNKIILTSTHHIERLEQDADFLLLIAEQEMKLYNQASEFSAVVKSAFGI; from the coding sequence TTGAAAAATATAAAATTGAGGATTGGTGAACGCATTTTGTTCACAACAAATCATCTCTCTATTCACTCAGGTGTTGTGGCTTTAACCGGTAGAAATGGCGCAGGTAAATCAACATTCATTAAAGCTTTGCTTGGTCAGCATAAAGAATATGATGGAGACATTCTTTTTGATGGGATTTCAAATAAGAATATTCCCGGAGATCAGTTGGCAAAAAAAATAGCTGTGGTTCTTTCCAAGCCTGAATTATTTGGAGATTATAAGGTAATGGATGTTATGCTTTTGGGACGAATTCCGTACATGAACCTTGCGGCAATTCCAAAAAAAACAGATATAGAAAAAGTACATGAAATTGCAGGACTTTTGAAAATAACTGAACATCTTCATCGCAAATTTCATTCATTGAGTGATGGAGAAAAACAAATGGTGATGATTGGCCGCGCGCTGGTGCAAGATACTCCATACGTGGTAATGGATGAACCCGCCGCTTTTCTAGATGTGGTAAACCGATATGAAATTCACGCACTGCTCAGACAAATTGCTCAACGTACAAATAAAATCATTCTCACTTCTACACATCATATTGAACGTTTGGAACAAGATGCCGATTTTCTTTTGCTGATAGCTGAACAAGAAATGAAATTGTACAACCAAGCTTCAGAATTTTCTGCGGTAGTGAAAAGTGCATTTGGAATATAA
- a CDS encoding iron ABC transporter permease, which translates to MRSRRDLILLLILLVFTAGIALLSLITGDVSIPMNKTMDILFGGISENPSWSYIIESRFNRTIAALCGGSALAVAGLILQVYFRNPLAGPGVLGITSGAELGVAFVILGGSSAMQFFGNPGLILAGILGSFSVLALLLFISKFIANPVVMLVLGLMFSAFISAFINVMLVSADLSSTREYVLWGMGSFEGISTINIVWMVSLCLICFVGSLFLVKPMNALVLGEQYAQSTGIQLTRVRLLVIFFTGVLSAVVTVYCGPVSFIGIAVPQLVRMIISSKNHLHHLFACILCGAFLAILSDLVVRVTGSALPLNTVTALLGAPVIVYTILKLNNRVA; encoded by the coding sequence GTGCGTTCTAGAAGAGATCTCATTTTACTTTTAATCTTGTTGGTATTTACTGCCGGCATTGCGTTGCTCAGTTTGATTACGGGAGATGTGTCCATACCGATGAATAAAACTATGGACATACTTTTTGGCGGGATATCTGAAAATCCATCCTGGTCATACATCATTGAAAGTCGTTTCAACCGAACTATTGCGGCACTTTGTGGTGGGTCGGCACTTGCGGTTGCGGGGCTCATTTTGCAAGTCTATTTTAGAAATCCGCTGGCCGGTCCCGGTGTTTTGGGTATTACTTCAGGCGCTGAATTAGGTGTGGCATTTGTTATTTTAGGCGGAAGTTCTGCCATGCAATTTTTTGGTAATCCCGGCTTGATTCTGGCCGGTATCTTAGGTTCATTTAGTGTTCTTGCGCTTTTACTTTTTATCTCAAAATTTATTGCCAATCCGGTTGTCATGTTGGTGCTTGGTTTAATGTTCAGTGCTTTCATCAGTGCTTTCATCAATGTGATGTTGGTATCTGCTGATTTATCTTCAACGCGCGAATATGTGTTGTGGGGTATGGGTAGTTTTGAAGGTATCTCAACAATAAATATCGTATGGATGGTTAGCTTGTGTCTGATTTGTTTTGTTGGTTCATTATTTTTGGTCAAACCCATGAATGCTTTAGTGCTTGGAGAACAATACGCGCAGTCAACCGGTATACAACTCACCCGCGTGCGCTTACTGGTTATTTTTTTTACCGGTGTGTTGAGTGCGGTTGTTACGGTGTATTGCGGACCGGTAAGTTTTATTGGCATAGCTGTGCCGCAACTCGTGCGCATGATCATATCTTCAAAAAATCATCTACATCATTTGTTTGCTTGCATTCTTTGTGGTGCTTTTCTTGCCATTCTTTCTGATTTGGTTGTGCGTGTCACCGGCAGCGCTCTACCACTTAATACTGTCACGGCATTGCTTGGTGCACCGGTGATTGTGTATACCATTTTAAAACTGAATAATCGTGTTGCTTGA
- a CDS encoding GSCFA domain-containing protein, which translates to MQFRTETKIIAEPGLITYGKKLFFTGSCFADEIGNRLTNLGFDTCTNPSGILFNPVSLADYFYDAVNSTFDAELIVQRDDLFFHYGYHSKLFAQSKQDLQDQIQQMLLQTKARLLSADTIVITLGTAWVYRHTLTGKVVANCHKIPQKEFTKELLQLDDLKKVFYSLINFLFEQNKNMRVVLTVSPVRHTKDGLHENNLSKGVLHLLSDYLVNEFKQVSYFPAYELVLDDLRDYRFYKEDLVHPTHQAIDFVFEKMADAWFDDTTKQAALVKSEINKLKRHRPITENKSAEKIVTKKLIELEQKFELLVNQH; encoded by the coding sequence ATGCAATTCAGAACAGAAACAAAAATAATTGCTGAACCCGGACTCATTACCTATGGCAAAAAACTTTTTTTCACGGGGTCATGTTTTGCAGATGAAATTGGGAATAGATTGACAAATTTAGGATTTGATACGTGTACAAATCCTTCCGGTATTTTGTTTAATCCTGTCTCTTTGGCTGATTATTTTTATGATGCAGTGAATTCTACTTTTGATGCTGAATTGATTGTGCAGAGAGATGATCTGTTTTTTCATTACGGATATCACAGCAAATTATTTGCACAGAGTAAACAAGATTTGCAAGATCAAATTCAGCAGATGTTGCTTCAAACAAAAGCACGTTTGCTGAGCGCTGATACCATTGTTATCACGCTAGGAACGGCATGGGTTTACAGACATACGCTTACAGGCAAAGTGGTTGCAAATTGCCATAAAATTCCGCAAAAGGAATTCACGAAAGAACTGCTTCAATTGGATGATTTGAAAAAAGTATTTTATTCATTGATTAATTTTTTGTTTGAGCAGAATAAAAATATGCGCGTGGTGTTAACAGTTAGTCCTGTCAGACATACCAAAGATGGGTTACATGAAAACAATTTGAGCAAAGGAGTTCTACATTTGTTAAGTGATTACTTAGTCAATGAATTTAAGCAGGTCAGCTATTTTCCGGCGTATGAATTGGTTTTGGATGATTTGCGTGATTACAGATTTTATAAAGAAGATTTAGTACACCCAACCCATCAGGCAATTGATTTTGTATTTGAAAAAATGGCTGATGCCTGGTTTGATGACACAACGAAACAAGCCGCTTTGGTTAAATCAGAAATCAACAAATTAAAGCGTCATCGCCCGATCACGGAGAATAAA